One window of Kosakonia cowanii JCM 10956 = DSM 18146 genomic DNA carries:
- a CDS encoding ArsR/SmtB family transcription factor: MPPSNITQLQNQAEQAAALLKAMSHPRRLLILCMLCDAPGTPAGELSALTGLSPSATSQHLTRMKDEGLIESVRQAQRITYFIKDPAVNHIVNTLKGIYCPEV, from the coding sequence ATGCCACCATCGAATATTACCCAGTTACAGAACCAGGCAGAGCAGGCCGCTGCGCTGCTGAAAGCGATGAGCCACCCGCGCCGGTTGCTGATTTTGTGCATGCTCTGTGACGCGCCCGGCACTCCTGCGGGCGAACTCTCGGCGTTGACCGGCCTTAGCCCGTCGGCCACCTCGCAGCACCTGACGCGTATGAAAGATGAGGGGCTGATTGAGAGTGTGCGCCAGGCGCAGCGCATCACCTACTTCATCAAAGATCCCGCCGTGAACCATATCGTCAACACACTTAAGGGCATCTACTGCCCGGAGGTCTGA
- a CDS encoding DUF883 domain-containing protein: MLNKPTRREVDEGVDDINNDVNQLADSLEDLLKSWGSDAKEEGESARRKAQALLKETRARMHGRNRVQQAARDAVGCADSFVKDRPWCSVGAAAAVGIFVGALLSFRR; encoded by the coding sequence ATGTTAAACAAACCCACACGCCGTGAAGTAGATGAAGGTGTTGATGATATCAATAACGATGTCAACCAGTTAGCTGATAGCCTGGAAGATTTGCTTAAATCCTGGGGCAGCGACGCGAAAGAGGAAGGCGAATCTGCGCGCCGTAAAGCGCAGGCGCTGCTGAAAGAGACTCGCGCCCGCATGCATGGTCGCAACCGTGTGCAACAAGCTGCACGTGACGCCGTCGGCTGTGCCGATAGCTTTGTGAAAGACCGTCCGTGGTGCAGCGTAGGTGCTGCTGCTGCCGTTGGTATTTTTGTCGGCGCGCTGCTCAGCTTCCGTCGTTAA
- the nrdH gene encoding glutaredoxin-like protein NrdH translates to MRITIYTRDDCVQCHATKRAMESRGFEFEMVNIDHVPDAADHLRAMGFRQLPVVVAGETKWSGFRPDMINRLSAAA, encoded by the coding sequence ATGCGCATTACTATTTACACTCGAGATGATTGTGTTCAGTGCCACGCCACCAAACGGGCGATGGAGAGCCGCGGTTTTGAGTTTGAGATGGTGAACATTGATCATGTTCCGGATGCCGCAGACCACCTGCGCGCGATGGGTTTTCGCCAGTTGCCGGTGGTGGTTGCAGGCGAGACAAAGTGGTCCGGCTTCCGCCCGGATATGATTAATCGTCTCAGCGCAGCCGCATGA
- the nrdE gene encoding class 1b ribonucleoside-diphosphate reductase subunit alpha, whose translation MATTTAARVMQSTPDFHALNAMLNLYDRDGRIQFEKDHQAVEAFMAHHVRPNSVHFASQDERLNWLVAENYYDESVLARYERAFVIDLLAKAKARGFRFQTFLGAWKFYTSYTLKTFDGKRYLEDFEDRACMVALTLAQGDTALAQELVEEILSARFQPATPTFLNCGKKQRGELVSCFLLRIEDNMESIGRAVNSALQLSKRGGGVAFLLSNLREAGAPIKRIENQSSGVIPVMKMLEDAFSYANQLGARQGAGAVYLHAHHPDILRFLDTKRENADEKIRIKTLSLGVVIPDITFQLAKENAQMALFSPYDVERLYGKPFGDMAISENYEQLVADERVSKSWINARDFFQTLAEIQFESGYPYIMFEDTVNRANPIAGRINMSNLCSEILQVNSASTFDDNLDYADTGHDISCNLGSLNIAHTMDSPDFGRTVETAIRGLTAVSDMSHIRSVPSVEAGNAASHAIGLGQMNLHGYLAREGIAYGSPEGLDFTNFYFYTITWHALHTSMMIARERGQTFAGFPASRYASGEYFDRYLEGDWQPKTDKVRALFARANITIPTREMWQQLREEVMRYGIYNQNLQAVPPTGSISYINHATSSIHPIVSKIEIRKEGKTGRVYYPAPFMTNENLALYEDAYEIGPEKIIDTYAEATRHVDQGLSLTLFFKDTATTRDINRAQIYAWKKGIKTLYYIRLRQLALEGTEIQGCVSCAL comes from the coding sequence TTGGCAACGACAACCGCAGCGCGCGTGATGCAGAGCACGCCCGATTTCCATGCCCTGAATGCCATGCTCAATCTTTACGATCGCGATGGCCGCATTCAGTTTGAAAAAGACCACCAGGCGGTGGAGGCGTTTATGGCGCACCACGTTCGCCCCAACAGCGTTCACTTTGCGAGCCAGGATGAGCGCCTTAACTGGCTGGTGGCGGAAAATTATTACGATGAGAGCGTGCTCGCGCGCTATGAGCGGGCGTTTGTCATCGATCTGCTGGCGAAAGCGAAGGCGCGCGGTTTCCGCTTCCAGACCTTCCTCGGCGCCTGGAAGTTCTACACCAGCTACACGCTGAAAACCTTCGATGGCAAACGCTATCTGGAAGATTTTGAAGATCGCGCCTGCATGGTGGCTTTAACGCTGGCGCAGGGCGATACCGCACTGGCGCAGGAGTTGGTGGAGGAGATCCTCTCTGCCCGCTTCCAGCCTGCGACGCCGACCTTCCTCAACTGCGGCAAGAAACAGCGCGGTGAACTGGTCTCCTGTTTCCTGCTGCGTATTGAAGACAATATGGAGTCGATTGGTCGCGCGGTGAACTCCGCCCTGCAACTCTCCAAGCGCGGCGGCGGCGTGGCCTTTTTGCTCTCGAATCTGCGTGAAGCAGGCGCGCCGATCAAGCGCATTGAAAACCAGTCTTCCGGCGTGATCCCGGTGATGAAGATGCTGGAAGATGCCTTCTCCTATGCCAACCAGTTGGGCGCACGCCAGGGCGCAGGTGCGGTCTATCTGCATGCCCATCACCCCGATATTCTGCGTTTTCTTGATACCAAGCGCGAAAACGCCGATGAGAAGATCCGCATCAAAACCCTGTCGCTGGGCGTGGTGATCCCGGATATCACCTTCCAGCTGGCGAAAGAGAATGCGCAGATGGCGCTCTTCTCCCCCTACGATGTAGAACGTCTGTATGGCAAGCCGTTTGGCGATATGGCGATCAGCGAAAACTACGAGCAGCTGGTTGCCGACGAGCGGGTGAGCAAAAGCTGGATCAACGCGCGCGACTTCTTCCAGACGCTGGCGGAGATCCAGTTTGAGTCCGGCTACCCCTACATCATGTTTGAAGATACGGTTAACCGCGCTAACCCGATTGCCGGGCGCATCAATATGAGCAATCTCTGCTCGGAGATTTTGCAGGTTAACAGCGCCTCAACCTTTGATGACAACCTCGATTACGCCGACACCGGGCACGATATCTCCTGCAATCTTGGCTCGCTGAATATTGCCCACACTATGGATTCGCCCGATTTCGGCCGCACCGTTGAGACGGCGATCCGCGGTTTAACCGCCGTCTCCGATATGAGCCATATCCGCTCGGTGCCGTCGGTGGAAGCGGGCAATGCCGCCTCCCATGCGATTGGGCTTGGGCAGATGAACCTGCACGGCTATCTGGCGCGCGAAGGCATTGCCTACGGCAGCCCGGAAGGGCTCGATTTCACCAATTTCTACTTCTACACCATCACCTGGCATGCGCTGCATACCTCGATGATGATCGCCCGCGAGCGCGGCCAGACCTTTGCCGGTTTTCCCGCCTCTCGCTACGCCAGCGGTGAGTACTTTGACCGCTATCTTGAAGGCGACTGGCAGCCGAAAACCGATAAAGTGCGCGCGCTGTTTGCCCGCGCCAATATCACCATCCCGACGCGCGAGATGTGGCAACAGCTGCGTGAAGAGGTGATGCGTTACGGCATCTATAACCAGAATTTGCAGGCGGTGCCGCCGACCGGGTCGATCTCCTATATCAACCATGCGACATCAAGTATTCACCCGATTGTGTCGAAGATTGAGATCCGCAAAGAGGGCAAAACCGGGCGCGTTTACTACCCTGCCCCGTTTATGACCAATGAGAACCTGGCCCTGTATGAAGATGCCTACGAGATTGGGCCAGAGAAGATCATCGATACCTACGCTGAAGCGACGCGCCATGTCGATCAGGGGCTGTCACTGACGCTCTTTTTCAAAGATACCGCCACTACGCGCGACATCAACCGGGCGCAAATTTACGCGTGGAAAAAGGGCATTAAGACGCTCTACTACATCCGCCTGCGCCAGCTTGCGCTGGAAGGCACCGAAATCCAGGGCTGCGTCTCCTGTGCGCTATGA
- a CDS encoding YqaE/Pmp3 family membrane protein has translation MGFWRIVITILLPPLGVLLGKGLGLAFLLNILLTLLGYIPGLIHAFWVQSRD, from the coding sequence ATGGGCTTTTGGCGTATTGTCATTACGATTCTTCTTCCGCCGCTGGGCGTACTGCTCGGGAAAGGCTTAGGCCTGGCGTTTCTTCTTAACATTCTGCTCACGCTGCTGGGTTACATCCCGGGCCTGATCCACGCCTTCTGGGTGCAATCCCGCGACTGA
- a CDS encoding short chain dehydrogenase: MKIIVIGATGTLGRAVVAELGQDNEVISVGLTHGELQVDLTRDESVEALFAQTGRVDAIIATTGSLFFGPLTAMRAEDFASGLNDKLLGQVRLSLIGQHYLNDGGSITLTSGIIGSEPIAQGVNATAVNAALEGFVRAAACELPRGLRINVVSPTVLSESVEKYGAFFPGFESVPAARAALAYRRSVYGVQTGRTFTVGY; the protein is encoded by the coding sequence ATGAAGATTATCGTAATAGGTGCTACCGGCACCCTTGGCCGCGCAGTGGTGGCCGAGCTGGGTCAGGATAACGAGGTGATAAGCGTCGGGTTAACGCATGGCGAGTTACAGGTCGATTTAACGCGTGATGAGAGTGTCGAGGCGCTGTTTGCGCAGACCGGACGCGTTGACGCGATTATCGCCACCACCGGCTCACTCTTTTTCGGCCCGCTAACGGCGATGCGCGCAGAGGATTTTGCTTCCGGCCTTAACGACAAACTGCTGGGGCAGGTACGGCTGTCGCTTATAGGTCAGCACTATCTCAATGATGGCGGCTCGATCACGTTGACCAGCGGCATTATCGGCAGTGAACCCATTGCGCAGGGGGTGAATGCTACCGCGGTCAATGCGGCACTGGAGGGGTTTGTGCGTGCCGCGGCGTGCGAGTTACCGCGCGGCTTACGCATTAACGTGGTTAGCCCGACGGTGCTCAGCGAATCCGTTGAAAAATATGGCGCCTTCTTCCCGGGGTTTGAAAGTGTGCCTGCCGCGCGCGCTGCACTGGCCTATCGACGCAGTGTTTACGGCGTGCAGACAGGGCGCACCTTTACCGTCGGATATTAA
- a CDS encoding rhodanese family protein → MSYTSISPHDARIQQQQGVPLIDIRQPDEFRREHLPDALSLPLEDLLAGKRLSAAAPAQTVIFHCQSGMRTQKNVEALIQAAAPAQVLLLEGGLANWKRAGLPTVQDKAQPRPLMQQVQIVAGSLVLLGVVLGYLLNPAFFLLSGFVGAGLLFAGLSGWCGMALLLAKMPWNRS, encoded by the coding sequence ATGTCCTACACATCCATTTCTCCGCACGATGCGCGGATACAACAGCAGCAGGGCGTGCCGTTAATTGATATTCGCCAGCCGGATGAGTTTCGCCGCGAACATCTGCCCGATGCCCTCTCCCTGCCGCTGGAGGATCTGCTGGCTGGTAAACGCCTCAGCGCTGCAGCCCCCGCGCAAACGGTGATTTTCCACTGCCAGTCCGGGATGCGTACCCAGAAAAATGTTGAAGCATTGATTCAGGCTGCCGCGCCTGCGCAGGTGCTGTTGCTTGAAGGTGGGCTGGCGAACTGGAAGCGCGCGGGCTTACCGACGGTGCAGGATAAGGCTCAGCCGCGTCCGCTGATGCAGCAGGTACAGATCGTTGCGGGCAGCCTGGTGCTACTTGGCGTGGTGCTCGGCTACCTGCTCAATCCGGCCTTCTTTCTGCTCTCAGGCTTTGTCGGCGCAGGCCTGCTGTTTGCCGGATTAAGCGGCTGGTGCGGTATGGCCCTGCTGCTGGCGAAGATGCCGTGGAACCGATCCTGA
- the tcp gene encoding methyl-accepting chemotaxis citrate transducer, which produces MLKNIRVITGIIIALSVFCLLQLVTGGLFYSAVNNDRVNFQNTGVLNAQQENLGDSVNTLIKTRVTVTRVAIRFLKNQRDPASLASIEKLLNTATDSLQKSETYFNNYKSTPRVAGQDSVLADDVAQKITKMHDVLQQSIAFLRANNYEAYGNLDAQQAQDDMDASYAKWRTENNTFLQAAAQQNQHSFTSMQWTLGVILLVVIAVMVMIWLGLQHLLLRPLHSVMNHIRAIAGGDLTQSIAAQGRNEMSQLAAGLHEMQSSLVKTVSAVRNSSDSIYTGASEISTGNNDLSSRTEQQAASLEETAASMEQLTATVKQNTDNARQASQLAKTASDTAARGGQVVSNVVRTMSEISDSSQQIAHITSVIDGIAFQTNILALNAAVEAARAGEQGRGFAVVAGEVRTLASRSAQAAKEIKTLIENSVNRVNSGTTLVAEAGDTMKEIVNAVTRVTDIMGEIASASDEQSKGIEQVSLAVSQMDSVTQQNASLVQESAAASAALEEQAEQLRQAVAVFRVNGHSALLNARPGKPSVAPLRPVATASTGSVDGNWETF; this is translated from the coding sequence ATGCTCAAAAACATACGTGTTATCACCGGCATTATTATCGCCCTTTCGGTATTTTGCCTTCTTCAACTGGTCACCGGGGGTCTTTTTTACTCGGCGGTCAATAACGACCGGGTCAATTTCCAGAACACCGGCGTGCTGAATGCGCAGCAAGAAAACCTTGGCGACAGCGTGAATACGCTGATCAAAACCCGCGTTACCGTCACCCGCGTGGCGATCCGCTTCCTGAAAAACCAGCGCGATCCGGCTTCCCTCGCCAGTATCGAAAAGCTGCTCAACACCGCAACCGATTCCCTGCAGAAATCTGAAACCTATTTCAATAACTATAAAAGCACACCGCGCGTCGCCGGGCAGGATAGCGTCCTGGCGGACGACGTCGCGCAAAAGATCACTAAAATGCACGATGTGTTGCAGCAGTCGATCGCCTTCCTGCGCGCCAACAATTATGAAGCCTATGGCAACCTGGATGCGCAGCAGGCGCAGGATGATATGGATGCCAGCTACGCCAAGTGGCGTACCGAAAACAACACCTTCTTGCAGGCAGCCGCGCAGCAGAACCAGCACAGCTTTACCAGCATGCAGTGGACGCTGGGGGTCATTCTGCTGGTGGTGATTGCGGTGATGGTGATGATCTGGCTCGGCCTGCAGCATCTGCTGCTGCGCCCGCTGCACAGCGTGATGAACCATATTCGCGCCATTGCTGGTGGTGATTTGACACAGTCCATTGCGGCGCAAGGGCGTAATGAGATGAGCCAACTGGCGGCCGGTCTGCATGAGATGCAATCTTCGCTGGTGAAAACCGTCAGCGCGGTGCGCAACAGTTCGGATTCGATCTATACCGGTGCCAGCGAAATCTCGACCGGCAATAACGATCTCTCTTCACGCACCGAGCAGCAGGCGGCGTCGCTGGAAGAGACCGCTGCCAGCATGGAGCAGCTGACCGCAACGGTGAAACAGAACACCGATAACGCCCGTCAGGCCTCGCAGTTGGCGAAAACCGCGTCTGACACCGCTGCACGTGGCGGCCAGGTGGTGAGCAATGTGGTGCGTACGATGAGCGAGATCTCTGACAGTTCCCAGCAGATCGCCCATATTACCAGCGTGATTGACGGGATTGCCTTCCAGACCAATATCCTGGCGCTCAACGCTGCCGTGGAAGCGGCGCGCGCGGGTGAACAGGGCCGTGGCTTCGCCGTGGTGGCGGGCGAAGTGCGTACGCTGGCAAGCCGCAGCGCGCAGGCGGCAAAAGAGATCAAAACGCTGATTGAAAACTCCGTAAACCGCGTCAACTCCGGCACCACGCTGGTGGCGGAAGCGGGCGATACCATGAAAGAGATCGTCAATGCCGTTACCCGCGTGACGGATATTATGGGCGAGATTGCTTCAGCATCCGATGAGCAGAGCAAAGGTATTGAGCAGGTGAGCCTGGCCGTGTCGCAGATGGATAGCGTCACGCAGCAGAACGCCTCGCTGGTGCAGGAGTCCGCCGCTGCGTCCGCTGCCCTTGAAGAGCAGGCCGAGCAGCTGCGTCAGGCCGTTGCCGTGTTTCGCGTCAACGGGCACAGCGCGCTGCTGAATGCCAGACCGGGTAAACCGAGCGTCGCGCCGCTGCGCCCGGTGGCTACCGCCAGCACCGGCAGCGTTGACGGCAACTGGGAAACCTTCTGA
- the nrdI gene encoding class Ib ribonucleoside-diphosphate reductase assembly flavoprotein NrdI, with product MSTLVYFSSSSENTHRFIARLGLPAVRIPLNERERIQVDEPYILVVPSYGGGGTAGAVPRQVIRFLNDPHNRALIRGVIAAGNRSFGDAFCRAGDVIAQKCAVPYLYRFELMGTAQDIINVRTGVSEFWQRQPQRA from the coding sequence ATGAGCACGCTCGTCTACTTTTCCAGCAGCTCGGAAAACACCCATCGCTTTATTGCGCGTCTTGGGCTGCCGGCGGTGCGCATTCCGCTTAACGAGCGTGAGCGCATTCAGGTAGACGAACCCTATATTTTGGTGGTTCCCAGCTATGGCGGCGGCGGTACGGCCGGTGCTGTGCCGCGCCAGGTGATCCGCTTTTTGAACGATCCGCATAATCGGGCGTTGATTCGCGGCGTGATCGCCGCCGGCAATCGCAGCTTTGGCGATGCGTTTTGCCGTGCGGGCGATGTGATCGCGCAAAAATGTGCGGTGCCCTATCTCTATCGGTTTGAATTGATGGGTACTGCGCAGGACATCATCAACGTGCGAACAGGAGTAAGCGAATTTTGGCAACGACAACCGCAGCGCGCGTGA
- a CDS encoding DUF2002 family protein, giving the protein MYLRPDEVARVLENVGFTMDVATNKAYGYRRGENYVYVNREARMGRTALIIHPTLKERSSSLADPASDIKLCDHYHNFPLYLGGHEQDHYGIPHGFSSRMALERFLNGLFGEQH; this is encoded by the coding sequence ATGTATTTACGACCCGATGAAGTGGCGCGCGTGCTGGAGAATGTCGGCTTTACGATGGATGTGGCGACCAACAAAGCGTACGGTTATCGCCGTGGCGAAAACTATGTATATGTTAACCGTGAAGCTCGTATGGGCCGCACGGCGCTGATTATCCATCCCACCCTGAAAGAGCGCAGTTCATCGCTGGCCGATCCCGCATCGGACATTAAGTTGTGCGATCACTACCACAATTTCCCGCTCTACCTGGGCGGTCATGAACAGGACCATTACGGCATTCCGCATGGTTTCAGTTCGCGTATGGCGCTCGAGCGCTTCCTGAACGGCCTGTTCGGCGAACAGCACTAA
- a CDS encoding DNA cytosine methyltransferase has protein sequence MAEFDSLAQEELAQAEALQQQARDRALLNQVLDIYGQKYVAEQLKKAGKSEWSREALNRWVNGKGAAKTLTATEEKLLRELLPSPPAHHPNYRFRFIDLFAGIGGIRNGFEAIGGQCVFTSEWNKNAVRTYKANWYNDSATHTFNQDIREVTLSGNPAISEAQAYAHIAQHIPEHDVLLAGFPCQPFSLAGVSKKNALGRAHGFECEAQGTLFFDVARIIKARRPAIFVLENVKNLKSHDKGKTFSVIMNTLDELGYDVADAEASGKNDPKIIDGKHFLPQHRERIVLVGFRRDLDLADGFTLRDIDRLYPQQRPTFGELLEPTVDSKYVLSPKLWDYLYRYAKKHAAKGNGFGFGLVDPTNAGSVARTLSARYHKDGSEILIDRGWDKALGEADFTHAENQARRPRRLTPRECARLMGFEKVGEKPFRIPVSDTQAYRQFGNSVVVPVFAAVAKLLAPRIDLAVKRRKEKSNL, from the coding sequence ATGGCGGAATTTGATTCACTCGCGCAGGAAGAGCTGGCGCAGGCAGAGGCTTTGCAGCAACAGGCACGGGATCGTGCCCTGCTCAACCAGGTACTCGACATCTATGGTCAAAAGTATGTGGCGGAGCAGTTAAAGAAAGCAGGGAAATCGGAGTGGAGCCGCGAAGCGCTCAACCGCTGGGTTAATGGCAAAGGCGCGGCGAAAACCCTCACCGCCACCGAAGAGAAGCTGCTGCGCGAGCTGCTGCCCTCCCCGCCCGCGCACCATCCCAATTACCGTTTTCGTTTTATCGATCTCTTTGCCGGTATCGGCGGCATCCGCAACGGCTTTGAGGCGATTGGCGGGCAGTGCGTCTTTACCAGCGAGTGGAACAAAAACGCGGTGCGCACCTATAAAGCCAACTGGTATAACGACAGCGCCACGCACACCTTTAATCAGGATATCCGCGAAGTGACGCTGAGCGGCAATCCTGCTATCTCTGAAGCGCAGGCTTATGCCCATATCGCGCAGCATATTCCTGAACACGATGTGTTATTAGCCGGTTTCCCCTGCCAGCCCTTTAGCCTTGCGGGCGTCAGTAAGAAGAATGCCCTCGGGCGGGCGCACGGCTTTGAGTGCGAAGCGCAGGGGACGCTCTTTTTCGACGTCGCGCGGATTATCAAAGCCCGCCGCCCGGCGATTTTCGTGCTGGAGAACGTGAAAAACCTCAAGAGCCACGACAAAGGCAAAACCTTCAGCGTAATCATGAATACGCTTGATGAGCTGGGTTACGACGTCGCCGACGCGGAAGCCTCGGGCAAGAACGATCCGAAGATTATCGACGGCAAACATTTTCTGCCGCAGCACCGCGAGCGCATTGTGCTGGTCGGTTTTCGCCGCGACCTCGATCTCGCCGACGGCTTTACGCTGCGCGATATCGACCGCCTCTATCCGCAGCAGCGCCCGACCTTTGGCGAACTGCTGGAGCCGACCGTCGACAGCAAATATGTGCTCTCGCCCAAGCTGTGGGATTACCTCTATCGCTATGCGAAGAAGCACGCCGCCAAAGGCAACGGTTTCGGTTTCGGGCTGGTCGACCCAACGAATGCGGGCAGCGTGGCACGCACCCTGTCGGCGCGCTATCACAAAGATGGTTCGGAAATTCTTATCGATCGCGGCTGGGATAAAGCGCTGGGCGAAGCGGACTTTACCCATGCTGAAAACCAGGCTCGCCGTCCGCGTCGCCTGACGCCGCGCGAATGCGCCCGCCTGATGGGCTTTGAGAAAGTGGGTGAAAAGCCGTTTCGCATCCCGGTTTCCGACACCCAGGCGTACCGCCAGTTCGGCAATTCGGTGGTGGTGCCGGTCTTTGCCGCGGTGGCAAAACTGCTGGCACCACGCATCGATCTGGCGGTGAAACGGCGCAAAGAGAAGAGCAATCTGTGA
- a CDS encoding LysR family transcriptional regulator has product MDKLRSMAVFIAVVEAGSFTQAAARLEISAVMVGKYIAQLENSLATRLLARNTRRQRLTDAGRVFYEEARRVLEQVHIAETSVERLRAAPAGTLRVSASTTFGGCVIAPITATFLTVWPQVRVDLDLSNRSVDLLEEGFDLAIRIGAVNSEDVVVKPLCLYRMVICAAPAYLARYGEPSSPEALRDHRCLSNGVWNRRNEWKLPGEAGEMSWQRDPVLRCNDGQGLRMAAIAGAGLLLQPEILVREELANGTLVRIMQPFTPRPRPVNLVYRQDSRPLPKLTRYIEHLHHEITQWVAA; this is encoded by the coding sequence ATGGATAAGCTGCGCAGTATGGCGGTGTTTATCGCCGTGGTAGAGGCGGGGTCATTTACTCAGGCCGCCGCCAGGCTGGAGATCTCGGCGGTAATGGTCGGGAAATACATTGCTCAACTCGAAAACAGCCTGGCGACACGCCTGCTGGCGCGCAACACCCGACGTCAGCGCCTGACGGATGCCGGTCGCGTCTTCTATGAGGAGGCGCGGCGGGTGCTGGAGCAGGTGCATATTGCCGAAACCTCGGTCGAGCGGCTGCGCGCGGCACCTGCCGGTACGCTGCGCGTCAGCGCCTCAACTACCTTTGGCGGCTGCGTTATCGCACCCATCACCGCCACCTTTCTCACGGTGTGGCCGCAGGTGCGGGTCGATCTCGATTTGAGTAATCGCAGCGTTGATCTGCTGGAGGAGGGGTTCGATCTGGCGATCCGCATCGGCGCGGTGAACAGTGAGGATGTGGTGGTAAAACCACTCTGCCTCTACCGGATGGTGATCTGCGCCGCACCTGCTTATCTGGCGCGTTATGGCGAGCCGTCCTCACCCGAGGCGCTGCGCGATCATCGCTGTCTGTCGAACGGAGTATGGAACCGGCGTAATGAGTGGAAATTGCCGGGCGAAGCGGGAGAGATGAGCTGGCAGCGCGATCCGGTGCTGCGCTGTAATGACGGGCAGGGGTTGCGAATGGCGGCGATTGCCGGAGCGGGGCTGCTGTTGCAGCCTGAAATCCTGGTGCGCGAGGAGCTGGCAAACGGCACGCTGGTGCGCATTATGCAGCCCTTCACGCCCAGGCCGCGGCCGGTGAACCTGGTCTATCGCCAGGACAGCCGGCCGCTTCCAAAACTGACGCGGTATATCGAACACTTACACCACGAGATCACGCAGTGGGTGGCAGCGTAA
- the alaE gene encoding L-alanine exporter AlaE, whose product MFSSQSRLRHAAADTFAMVVYCSVVNMVIEIFLSGMSFEQSLSSRLVAIPVNIIIAWPYGFYRDLFMRYARRISPAGWMKNLADVLAYVTFQSPVYVTILWSVGADWQQIMAAVSSNIVISMLMGAVYGYFLDYCRRLFRVSHYHQAKA is encoded by the coding sequence ATGTTCTCTTCGCAGTCTCGCCTGCGCCACGCCGCTGCGGACACTTTCGCGATGGTGGTCTACTGTTCAGTAGTGAACATGGTGATTGAAATATTCCTCTCCGGAATGAGCTTTGAGCAGTCCCTTTCCTCTCGTCTGGTGGCGATCCCGGTTAACATCATTATTGCCTGGCCTTACGGCTTCTATCGCGATCTCTTTATGCGCTATGCGCGCCGCATAAGCCCCGCAGGCTGGATGAAAAATCTGGCAGATGTGCTGGCGTATGTCACTTTTCAGTCGCCGGTATATGTAACGATTTTGTGGTCGGTAGGGGCAGACTGGCAGCAGATTATGGCGGCGGTCAGTTCAAATATCGTGATATCGATGTTGATGGGTGCGGTGTACGGCTACTTCCTCGATTACTGCCGCCGTCTCTTCCGGGTGAGTCATTACCACCAGGCGAAAGCCTGA